CGGATTTTATCGATGCATTGGAGATTTCGAATTCCAACAAGGAATTGTTGATGAAACTCCTGCAAGATCCAAATTCACTGCTGGTGAAACAAGTTCATGAATTATGTGATTCTCCGGCTAAGAAACAGCAAACAAAAACATCATCACGGTCCCAACCATTGAACACAATAGTTGTCTTGAAGGCTGTCAAACAAAACTGTCCTAATAGAATCAGTAATTGGCCACCACCAAAGTCTCATTACAGTAAAAAAGACAGGGGTGTTAGGCGGCCAACATTGTTGTCTTTTCAACACATAAAAAGGAAATTGACACATGGTTTAAGGGCGAAGAGAAAAGAGCAGTGGCAGATGTCCCATGATCGAAAAAAACCCAAATCATCCCATGATGTCAATATAACTCAGGACTTTGGTTCATGCATTGGAAACAAAGCTTCTTCATCCACTGAAATTTGCTATACAACCTCAGACCTATTAAAGTCTTTGCCTGAACATGACGTGTTGCCTATGGTTACACCAGGAAGTGACAGGGAACATGGGTTTGATTCTCCACAGATGAGATTTTCACCCTTTTCAACTGTTAATGGATACAAGAGGAGGGTTCAAATAGAAAACATGAGTGGTTGCTTAAGTTCTGTTACCATTGAAGCTATAGAGGCACAGCCCTTGTATGATGGATTTCATGGTGGTGCAAAGAAGAGTACCATTGGCCATATATCTCCTAGCACTGTATCTCCAGCAGGTAAAATCCTTAAACTACAAACTACtttaattatatgtgtttgaggGGAGGTCGGTCTCAAATCAAACAGTAGAGTTATTGTGCTCGGGGTGTTTATACTCGGTTTTATTATTGGGTTTTGTCTCCCAACTCTAAGGAGAGGCCTAATGAGTTCATGAAATTTAAGGAGAGCCTTACACCAAGGAAATGTGAGCATTTGACCCAAGGTTTGAATCCATGCCCTTTTATGGCATTAGTGGGTTATAAGACTATCACTTGGTTAGACTATATTGTATCTGGATTGTCTATGCTTAGTTTTATACCGGGGTTTATCTCCTGACTTCTTTGGTGACGAGACACTCCCTAAACTCTTTGAATCCATGGGTCTCTCTTTAGAGTCAAAAGACAAAACCTGAAGATAAATTGAGTATAGACATGCCAGACATAATACCTCTACTTTTTGAGGGACTGAAACCAACCTCCCCTCTCTCAACAATATGTATTATAGAGTAATTTAGTTAACATCTGCGTATGGTGCAGCTGAGCCACCAGTTGAATCATTTTGTATAAATATTGAAGAACTCTATGAATCTTCTCATGTGGAATCCCATTTGGACATGAAGAACAATGCAGGCACTTCAATAGATAAGCAAGAATCTTTGTCCAAATACATAAGATCAGTTCTCCAAATCTCTGGTGTGAATTGGGATGAACTATTGAGGAAATGGAATTTGGCAGATCAAATTCTTGATTCATCTATGTTTGATAATGTCAAATTATGGCATCACAAGTCCTGTAGTACTGATCATCATAAACTGATTTTCAGCTAC
Above is a genomic segment from Gossypium arboreum isolate Shixiya-1 chromosome 8, ASM2569848v2, whole genome shotgun sequence containing:
- the LOC108468058 gene encoding uncharacterized protein LOC108468058 — translated: MDTTLPRSPMLSSKTPVIYEKYKSGCAWGLIRFLDFRHRKLANRPSKGGNGYTRNKPNIPSSEDLRKVTKSRYPDRASDAATEGYRRFSDRNMKSNRGRKDDHHTKINLRVRMNDAVEAFINQRLISNQSTDFIDALEISNSNKELLMKLLQDPNSLLVKQVHELCDSPAKKQQTKTSSRSQPLNTIVVLKAVKQNCPNRISNWPPPKSHYSKKDRGVRRPTLLSFQHIKRKLTHGLRAKRKEQWQMSHDRKKPKSSHDVNITQDFGSCIGNKASSSTEICYTTSDLLKSLPEHDVLPMVTPGSDREHGFDSPQMRFSPFSTVNGYKRRVQIENMSGCLSSVTIEAIEAQPLYDGFHGGAKKSTIGHISPSTVSPAGKILKLQTTLIICV